One Rosa chinensis cultivar Old Blush chromosome 3, RchiOBHm-V2, whole genome shotgun sequence DNA window includes the following coding sequences:
- the LOC112192836 gene encoding glycogen synthase kinase-3 homolog MsK-3 has protein sequence MASVSVAPASGLRDRVGNTIAVDSLPSEMNDMKIRDDKEMEATVVDGNGTETGHIIVTTIGGRNGQPKQTISYMAERVVGHGSFGLVFQAKCLETGETVAIKKVLQDKRYKNRELQTMRLLDHPNIVSLKHCFFSTTEKDELYLNLVLEYVPETVHRVIKHYSKMSQRMPLIYVKLYSYQICRALAYIHNSIGVCHRDIKPQNLLVNPHTHQLKICDFGSAKVLVKGEPNISYICSRYYRAPELIFGATEYTTAIDIWSAGCVLAELLLGQPLFPGESGVDQLVEIIKVLGTPTREEIKCMNPNYTEFKFPQIKAHPWHKIFHKRMPPEAVDLVSRLLQYSPNLRSTALEALVHPFFDELRDPNTRLPNGRFLPPLFNFKAHELKGVPAEMIVKLIPEHARKQCAFLAS, from the exons ATGGCCTCTGTAAGTGTGGCTCCTGCATCTGGATTAAGAGATCGCGTTGGAAATACAATTGCTGTCGATAGTTTGCCCAGTGAGATGAATGACATGAAAATTAGGGATGACAAG GAAATGGAAGCAACTGTTGTTGATGGTAATGGAACAGAAACGGGTCATATAATTGTCACAACTATTGGTGGAAGAAATGGCCAGCCAAAACAG ACAATAAGCTATATGGCTGAGCGTGTTGTTGGACATGGATCTTTTGGATTGGTTTTTCAG GCCAAGTGTTTAGAAACTGGAGAAACTGTTGCTATTAAAAAGGTTCTTCAAGACAAAAGGTACAAGAATCGGGAGTTGCAAACCATGCGTCTTCTAGACCACCCCAACATTGTGTCTCTTAAACATTGTTTCTTTTCCACAACTGAAAAAGATGAGCTATACCTGAACCTTGTGCTTGAGTATGTCCCTGAGACTGTTCATAGAGTGATCAAACATTATAGTAAGATGAGCCAGAGGATGCCGCTGATATACGTTAAACTCTATTCTTACCAG ATTTGTAGAGCACTTGCTTACATTCACAACAGTATTGGAGTGTGCCACAGGGACATAAAGCCTCAGAATTTGTTG GTCAATCCACATACTCACCAGCTTAAAATCTGTGACTTTGGGAGTGCAAAAGTCTTG GTCAAGGGGGAACCCAACATATCTTACATCTGTTCAAGATACTATCGAGCACCTGAACTTATATTTGGTGCAACAGAGTATACCACAGCCATTGACATCTGGTCTGCTGGATGTGTTCTAGCTGAACTTCTACTTGGACAG CCTCTATTTCCTGGAGAAAGTGGAGTAGACCAGCTTGTTGAAATCATTAAG GTTTTAGGTACCCCAACTAGAGAGGAAATAAAATGCATGAACCCTAACTACACAGAATTTAAATTCCCTCAAATTAAAGCTCATCCATGGCACAAG ATATTCCACAAGCGCATGCCCCCGGAAGCCGTGGATCTCGTATCGAGGCTACTCCAGTACTCTCCAAACCTCAGAAGTACAGCT TTGGAGGCCTTGGTTCATCCCTTTTTTGATGAGTTACGGGACCCTAATACCCGCCTGCCAAATGGACGTTTCCTTCCCCCATTGTTCAATTTTAAGGCTCATG AACTCAAGGGAGTACCTGCAGAGATGATTGTTAAGCTGATACCAGAGCATGCAAGAAAACAGTGTGCCTTCCTTGCGTCATGA